In Danaus plexippus chromosome 8, MEX_DaPlex, whole genome shotgun sequence, the sequence TCGGCTTCTTCTCCTTGAGAgctttcttcttcttctttttcttGGCCATCGTAATGGCATTCACATTGATGTTGGAACTAACTGTGGCATTTATAACAGGACTCACAATCGTAGCTGTTTGCACGACCACACTGTTCACGACGTTAGTTGGCACCTTAGACACATTTAATAAAGACAGCTCAAAACACcagatttatttacaaaaaataacatctcACGTAATGAGATCTCATACTTTTTGGATTTACTACGATATGAGAATCTCATATCGTCTGCCCGTCATCACGATTGctacaaagtaaccgaaatgtcgggattatggtgttaaaaataattataaaaggtagtaaatcctaaaaatattacttttacttcGATCAcaggtaattatatttttcaaatttgattattatttatttatacaaagttaACTAGGTTTActctaaaattttgtttgttgttaaCACATACCGAAGTAAGAGTAGACATAGGAGGGAGTGAATTCGTTACGGTGACTATGGTTGGTTCCTCGCGTTTGTCGGAGTACTTCAGCAGATGGTGCAGAGGTAACGGCAGTGCTGAGAGGTAGTCCGCCACGCCGCCTCCCAGCCATGTCCCTTCCACTTCACCTATACCTAATAACACtcagattttgataaaaagaaatgataTGAAGAATTTTCTaactaaagaaattaaattaaaccagGCTCTGTTTCACCAGCGCTAGTTTAATTTGCAAAAAATGGAGTTCATAAACATATAGAGGttttgttcaataataaatacagagagcagtttaaataaaaatatagaagttaATGGAACAGAAACTACTGTTGTTGCtaatttaaggattttttctttgatatcgCCAAAAAGGGttacttcaataataaataaaaatattccattactCACTAATAAACTCCGTGGGTACATTGGAGAATTCACGTTGGTTCCGTCCCTCCTGCTTGATGGCCCGAGCTAGTGCTGCGCCCTCCTTGGGCTCGTGCAGGACTACCACCAATTGCTGTGTGCCCTGCTGCAGAGGCGCTTGACTCACTGCATACATGCATCAATAAAGTAATTGAATGTTAGTAACGAAGATTACACAAAggctgaataaatttaaaaggcgTTTCAACTAACTGTAATGGtagtatcatttatataaagcaaaatctttattgtacaaaatctatgaaatgtaaatatgtattaagtatCGTATCATAAGATTTACCAAaggaatagaataaaaaaccaTTGAGGTAATATccagagaaaatatttaacagcaCCATTAATCAGTTATGACAAACCTTGATGTTGCTGCAGCATAGAAGTCATGATATCATGGTGTTCCTCTCTGTACTCTCTCTTGTCCCTCTGCTCCCCCTTTAACACCGTCTCCTGAACGTACCCCACTTGACCAGTCCCTCCATACGCGATGTTACCAACGTTCACAGTTGACGAAGTTGCTGTTATACTCTGGTATTTCACACCCGCATTGACTGAAAATGGTATTTAAAGTCAAGGTCCGGACATTACCACGAAAAAAATAGAGTTCGCAAAGGACGAAGCAAAACTTTTCTatggaaataaataacgtaataACATATCTCtatttgcttttttttgtttcgcattattaatttcataaatcagGCACACTTCATCTCACCAGAATGTATGGGCGGTATACCAGCTAGTGTAACAGATCCTGGCTGAGAGTTGCTGACAACTACAACACTCTCGGCCTGTCTGAACTTCACGCCGTCCACAGTGACTCCACTCGACGGCGTAACAGCGAACTGGACATTACTCCCGGTGGCCTGGTATCTCGTTTCTTGCACCACACTGCTGCTTGTGCTACCGCTGCCTTCATAACCGAACTTCGCTGCGAACTGGTGGATCGTCGGGATCTGGGACGCGGCCGGCGTGTGACCGGAGAAGGGAGCGAAGTTCATCGCAGCTTATATCTGTAACCGACATTTTCAAGGTTGCGTGCACCCCGTGACAGGCGAAAGGGTGCGGCCCCTGAGGGCGCTAACTCAACCCCCGCCATTCAGCCTCACCCCAGCCTCGCATTTCTATcgctttatttttaaccacTCTCTCACACCACTCTTTAAGATGGCTTCCGGAAAATAAATCTCGCGTGAAAAAGTTTCGGATGAATTATATGTGAAATCTTACCTCTTTTGGGCCGGATAAGTGTTTTATCATAACGTTTTATTACTTGATCCTTGTTGAAATACGTTGTGGGATGTATGGCGGGGTGCGCGGACATGTTGCGCGGGCCTGCTGACATGCGTGATGAGTCGAGGCTCG encodes:
- the LOC116775166 gene encoding chorion transcription factor Cf2-like isoform X2, which codes for MNFAPFSGHTPAASQIPTIHQFAAKFGYEGSGSTSSSVVQETRYQATGSNVQFAVTPSSGVTVDGVKFRQAESVVVVSNSQPGSVTLAVNAGVKYQSITATSSTVNVGNIAYGGTGQVGYVQETVLKGEQRDKREYREEHHDIMTSMLQQHQVSQAPLQQGTQQLVVVLHEPKEGAALARAIKQEGRNQREFSNVPTEFISIGEVEGTWLGGGVADYLSALPLPLHHLLKYSDKREEPTIVTVTNSLPPMSTLTSVPTNVVNSVVVQTATIVSPVINATVSSNINVNAITMAKKKKKKKALKEKKPRPKPGEIRLTTALDGSTLYCCPECHMAYPERGLLDQHLVGHTMERRFICDICNAALKRKDHLTRHKQSHNPERPHVCSVCLKAFKRKEQLTLHFIIHSGEKRHVCNECGKGFYRKDHLRKHTRSHIARRVKAELSQQSNTPPLSQTVPAPALEPS
- the LOC116775166 gene encoding chorion transcription factor Cf2-like isoform X1; protein product: MNFAPFSGHTPAASQIPTIHQFAAKFGYEGSGSTSSSVVQETRYQATGSNVQFAVTPSSGVTVDGVKFRQAESVVVVSNSQPGSVTLAGIPPIHSVNAGVKYQSITATSSTVNVGNIAYGGTGQVGYVQETVLKGEQRDKREYREEHHDIMTSMLQQHQVSQAPLQQGTQQLVVVLHEPKEGAALARAIKQEGRNQREFSNVPTEFISIGEVEGTWLGGGVADYLSALPLPLHHLLKYSDKREEPTIVTVTNSLPPMSTLTSVPTNVVNSVVVQTATIVSPVINATVSSNINVNAITMAKKKKKKKALKEKKPRPKPGEIRLTTALDGSTLYCCPECHMAYPERGLLDQHLVGHTMERRFICDICNAALKRKDHLTRHKQSHNPERPHVCSVCLKAFKRKEQLTLHFIIHSGEKRHVCNECGKGFYRKDHLRKHTRSHIARRVKAELSQQSNTPPLSQTVPAPALEPS